From a single Collimonas pratensis genomic region:
- a CDS encoding phosphoheptose isomerase, which yields MINQRILAHFNESAELKARAAEVLAAPIASAVELMFSALSNGNKILACGNGGSAADCQHFAAELVGRFERERLPLPALALTTDTSIITAVGNDYSYNEIFSKQVQAFGQAGDVLLAFSTSGNSANILAAIDVALERDMRVVAMTGKGGGAIGKKLTEADVHICVPHDRTARIQEVHLLTIHCLCDGIDVALFGGDAND from the coding sequence ATGATAAACCAACGTATCCTGGCGCACTTCAATGAAAGCGCAGAACTCAAGGCCCGCGCAGCGGAAGTCCTGGCGGCGCCGATTGCCAGCGCGGTTGAACTTATGTTCTCCGCGCTGTCCAATGGCAACAAGATTCTTGCCTGCGGCAATGGCGGCTCGGCTGCCGATTGCCAGCATTTCGCGGCCGAACTGGTCGGGCGCTTTGAGCGGGAACGCCTGCCGCTGCCGGCATTGGCGCTGACGACCGATACCTCGATCATCACCGCGGTCGGCAACGATTACAGCTACAACGAAATCTTTTCCAAGCAGGTACAAGCGTTTGGACAAGCCGGCGATGTACTGTTAGCGTTTTCGACCTCCGGCAATTCGGCCAACATCCTGGCGGCCATCGATGTGGCGCTGGAGCGCGACATGCGGGTGGTGGCCATGACCGGCAAAGGCGGCGGCGCCATCGGCAAGAAACTGACTGAAGCAGATGTGCATATCTGTGTGCCGCACGACCGCACCGCGCGCATCCAGGAAGTACACCTGCTGACGATTCACTGCTTATGCGACGGCATCGATGTCGCTTTATTTGGAGGAGATGCGAATGATTGA
- a CDS encoding BON domain-containing protein, whose protein sequence is MIDRQNPRWSKLQRPLAAVALCGAVVMGLQGCVALALGGAVAGGFAATDRRTLGAQTEDKAIMVKAETRIPSVVGQDGHVNATSYNRKVLLTGEVRDDAAKAAAEKEAQSIENVHSVANELAVGAPSSFSSRSNDTFITSKVIASLVDAKDVFGNSIKVVTERGNVYLMGRVTEREGKRAGEIAAGVSGVQKVVKVFEYITEDELTQMSSAPRDSSSAPKDAAKPSAQP, encoded by the coding sequence ATGATTGACAGGCAAAATCCGCGCTGGAGCAAGCTGCAACGGCCATTGGCCGCAGTAGCATTATGCGGCGCCGTGGTGATGGGTTTGCAAGGTTGCGTGGCGCTGGCGCTGGGCGGCGCCGTGGCCGGCGGCTTTGCGGCAACGGATCGGCGCACGCTGGGCGCGCAGACCGAGGACAAGGCCATCATGGTCAAGGCCGAAACCCGGATTCCGTCGGTGGTCGGCCAGGATGGGCATGTCAACGCCACCAGCTACAACCGCAAGGTATTGCTGACCGGCGAAGTGCGTGATGATGCCGCCAAGGCTGCGGCGGAAAAGGAAGCGCAGTCTATCGAAAACGTCCACTCGGTCGCCAATGAACTGGCGGTCGGCGCGCCGTCGAGCTTCTCCTCGCGCTCCAACGACACCTTCATCACCAGCAAGGTCATCGCCTCGCTGGTGGACGCCAAGGACGTGTTCGGTAATTCGATCAAGGTCGTCACCGAGCGTGGCAATGTCTACCTGATGGGCCGGGTCACCGAGCGTGAAGGCAAGCGTGCCGGTGAAATTGCTGCCGGCGTCAGCGGCGTACAAAAAGTCGTCAAGGTGTTTGAATACATCACCGAAGATGAATTGACGCAAATGTCATCCGCGCCTAGGGATTCGTCATCGGCGCCAAAGGATGCGGCCAAGCCGTCCGCCCAGCCTTAA
- a CDS encoding LemA family protein, which translates to MIGFIIFLAIVLVIVFWVVGIYNRLVSFRNRFKNAFAQIDVQLKRRYDLIPNLVETAKGYMKHERETLEAVISARNQAVTANAKVGGNATDAAAVQQMAASEGALSASLGKLFALSEAYPDLKANQNMMQLTEELTGTENKIGFSRQAYNDSVMEYNTAIEQFPGSILANMFAFKQAELLQATEAPEERKAVKVTF; encoded by the coding sequence ATGATCGGCTTCATCATCTTTCTGGCAATTGTGCTTGTCATCGTATTCTGGGTTGTCGGCATCTATAACCGTCTGGTGAGCTTTCGCAACCGCTTCAAGAATGCCTTCGCGCAGATCGACGTGCAGCTGAAACGCCGCTACGACCTGATCCCGAACCTGGTGGAAACCGCCAAGGGTTACATGAAGCACGAACGCGAAACGCTGGAAGCGGTGATTTCGGCGCGCAACCAGGCAGTCACCGCCAACGCCAAGGTCGGCGGCAACGCCACCGACGCCGCCGCCGTGCAGCAGATGGCGGCCAGCGAAGGCGCGCTCAGCGCCAGCCTGGGCAAGCTGTTCGCCTTGTCGGAAGCTTATCCCGACCTGAAAGCCAATCAGAACATGATGCAGCTCACCGAAGAGCTGACCGGCACCGAAAACAAGATCGGCTTCTCGCGCCAGGCGTATAACGATAGCGTGATGGAATACAACACGGCGATCGAACAGTTCCCGGGCTCGATCCTGGCCAACATGTTTGCCTTCAAGCAGGCGGAACTGCTGCAGGCGACTGAAGCGCCGGAAGAACGCAAGGCCGTCAAGGTCACCTTTTAA
- a CDS encoding M48 family metallopeptidase, whose translation MTFFEQQHQARQETKKLVFLFALAVIAIVLAVNLAMALLWNFKFGGHHEVLRSYPKGFFAINTLITLALIGGGTLIQTFNLRDGGDAVALMAGGRLISPATGDLQERRLLNVVEEMALASGIACPKVYLLEHEDAINAFAAGYNQNEAVVAVTRGTLNRLTRDELQGVVGHEFSHILNGDMRLNVHLIGVLFGIQMIAGFGQQLMNFGRFSSSSRDDKGPPWQLVMLFAGLALFVVGYIGIFFGRLIKSAVSRQREFLADASAVQFTRNPEGIGGALRKIGGLTDGNRIGSQIDHQNAEQLSHLFLGSVRPNLLDGWFATHPPLTERLQRIYGRSMGPLEAPELPQPLADNTARLADLPFAAAGFASAVAPSQLPSSVSTVAATPTLEFGNSSSRSPLSPQLDGAVRDPAGACAVVYALLLGEGAERETQLALLKKEAPQQAALTSFLAETIVQLPLSARLPLVDLAAPALRQLPQAARDRLLAIVEQLIAADSRITLAEFVLQTILTRRLAPRAGRLVPIRFNRLSDLRNDIALLLSLVAHVAVPSTCADVVATRLAAFLRGAQACPELQLAAQDYCDGASLSFPRVRQALDNANQLAPLAKPQLIKALLAAAEDGKPLEITSADILRAICAGIEAPIPPAVAATYQAYPWQFDN comes from the coding sequence ATGACGTTCTTCGAACAGCAGCACCAGGCGCGCCAGGAAACCAAGAAACTGGTATTCCTGTTTGCGCTGGCAGTGATCGCCATCGTACTGGCCGTCAACCTGGCCATGGCATTGCTGTGGAATTTCAAGTTCGGCGGCCACCACGAGGTGTTGCGCAGCTACCCCAAAGGCTTCTTCGCCATCAATACCCTGATCACGCTGGCGCTGATCGGCGGCGGCACCCTGATCCAGACTTTCAATTTGCGCGATGGCGGCGACGCCGTAGCGCTGATGGCCGGCGGCCGCCTGATCTCGCCCGCCACCGGTGATCTGCAGGAGCGGCGTTTGCTGAATGTGGTGGAGGAAATGGCACTGGCGTCCGGCATCGCCTGTCCCAAGGTCTATCTGCTGGAACATGAAGATGCGATCAACGCCTTTGCCGCCGGCTACAACCAGAATGAAGCAGTGGTCGCGGTCACGCGCGGCACCCTCAACCGCCTCACGCGCGATGAACTGCAAGGCGTGGTCGGTCACGAATTCAGCCATATTCTGAACGGCGACATGCGCCTGAACGTACACCTGATCGGCGTCCTGTTCGGCATCCAGATGATCGCCGGCTTCGGCCAACAGCTGATGAACTTCGGCCGATTTTCCAGCAGCAGCCGCGACGACAAGGGACCGCCGTGGCAGCTGGTGATGCTGTTTGCCGGCCTGGCGCTGTTCGTGGTCGGCTACATCGGCATCTTCTTCGGCCGCCTGATCAAGTCCGCGGTATCGCGTCAGCGCGAATTCCTGGCCGACGCCAGCGCGGTCCAGTTCACCCGTAACCCGGAAGGCATCGGCGGCGCCTTGCGCAAGATTGGCGGCCTCACCGACGGCAACCGGATAGGCTCGCAAATCGATCACCAGAACGCGGAGCAACTGTCTCATCTGTTCCTCGGCAGCGTGCGCCCCAACTTGCTGGATGGCTGGTTCGCCACTCATCCGCCGCTGACGGAACGTCTGCAACGGATTTATGGCAGGAGCATGGGACCGCTGGAGGCGCCGGAACTGCCGCAGCCGCTTGCCGACAACACGGCGCGCCTGGCCGACTTGCCGTTTGCGGCGGCCGGCTTTGCCAGCGCGGTAGCGCCAAGCCAATTGCCCTCCTCGGTCTCCACCGTTGCAGCGACACCCACGCTCGAATTCGGCAACAGCAGCAGCCGCTCGCCGCTGTCGCCGCAGCTCGATGGCGCCGTGCGCGATCCGGCCGGCGCTTGCGCGGTCGTCTACGCATTGCTGCTGGGCGAAGGGGCGGAGCGCGAAACGCAACTGGCGCTCCTCAAGAAGGAAGCGCCGCAGCAGGCCGCTCTCACCAGCTTTCTGGCCGAAACGATTGTCCAGCTGCCGCTCAGCGCCCGCCTGCCGCTGGTCGACCTGGCCGCGCCGGCCCTGCGTCAGCTGCCGCAAGCCGCGCGCGACCGCCTGCTGGCGATTGTCGAACAGCTGATTGCCGCCGACAGCCGCATCACGCTGGCCGAATTCGTACTACAAACCATTCTGACGCGCCGCCTGGCGCCGCGCGCCGGGCGGCTGGTGCCGATCAGATTCAATCGGCTGTCGGATCTGCGCAACGACATCGCGCTGCTGCTGTCGCTGGTGGCGCATGTGGCAGTGCCATCCACCTGCGCCGATGTGGTTGCCACACGGCTGGCAGCATTCCTGCGCGGCGCCCAGGCTTGCCCCGAACTGCAGTTGGCGGCCCAGGATTATTGCGATGGCGCCAGTCTCAGTTTTCCACGCGTGCGCCAGGCGCTGGACAATGCCAACCAGCTGGCGCCGCTGGCCAAACCGCAACTGATCAAGGCCCTGCTGGCAGCGGCCGAGGACGGCAAACCCCTGGAAATCACCAGCGCCGATATCCTGCGCGCGATTTGCGCCGGCATCGAGGCGCCAATCCCGCCGGCGGTGGCAGCCACTTATCAGGCCTATCCCTGGCAATTTGACAACTAA
- a CDS encoding peroxiredoxin family protein, translating to MQAQTENTAGKRLWIKLAGAAAVAALAVGGYMSMSDTHAAPDVSFTNLKGEQVSLKSLRGKVVMVNFWATSCTTCVAEMPKMVQTYNAYKDKGLDYVAVAMSYDQPNYVVNFAQTRSLPFQVALDTQSKLADAFGDVKLTPTTFVIDKQGNIIKRYVGEPKFAELHALLDKALAAST from the coding sequence ATGCAAGCTCAAACTGAAAACACAGCCGGCAAGCGGCTCTGGATCAAGCTGGCGGGCGCTGCCGCCGTAGCAGCGCTGGCTGTGGGCGGTTACATGTCGATGTCGGATACCCATGCCGCGCCGGACGTCAGTTTCACCAATCTGAAAGGCGAACAGGTCTCGCTGAAGAGCTTGCGCGGTAAAGTCGTGATGGTGAATTTCTGGGCCACCAGCTGCACCACCTGCGTCGCCGAGATGCCGAAAATGGTGCAGACCTACAATGCCTACAAGGACAAGGGCCTGGATTATGTCGCCGTGGCGATGAGCTACGACCAGCCCAACTATGTCGTCAATTTCGCCCAGACCCGCAGCCTGCCGTTCCAGGTCGCGCTGGATACGCAAAGCAAGCTGGCGGACGCCTTCGGCGATGTCAAGCTGACGCCGACCACTTTCGTGATCGACAAGCAGGGCAATATCATCAAGCGCTACGTCGGTGAACCCAAGTTCGCTGAACTGCATGCGCTATTGGACAAGGCGCTGGCCGCATCGACATAA
- a CDS encoding winged helix DNA-binding protein — MNVAAPKILSSAHLASESSVELSELEYALIIAGNAFNRWMSRCMSAAGVKDMTPVEVSLLHHVCHRERKKSLADICFVLNIEDTHIASYALKKLVKAGYVKSEKVGKEAYFSATEEGYALCLRYREMREECLITVLSDTGLSNQSLGDAAKLLRTASGLYDTASRGATSR, encoded by the coding sequence ATGAACGTTGCCGCACCTAAAATCCTGTCTTCCGCCCATCTGGCGTCGGAAAGCAGCGTTGAATTGTCCGAGCTGGAATATGCCTTGATTATTGCGGGTAATGCCTTCAACCGCTGGATGTCGCGCTGCATGTCGGCGGCCGGGGTCAAGGATATGACGCCGGTCGAAGTTTCCTTGCTGCACCACGTCTGTCACCGCGAGCGTAAAAAAAGCCTGGCCGACATCTGCTTCGTATTGAATATCGAGGATACACACATTGCCAGCTATGCACTGAAGAAGCTGGTGAAAGCGGGTTACGTCAAGAGTGAAAAAGTCGGCAAGGAAGCGTATTTTTCCGCTACCGAAGAAGGTTATGCGCTCTGCCTCAGATATCGGGAAATGCGCGAAGAATGCCTGATTACGGTGTTGTCCGATACCGGGCTGTCGAACCAGTCGCTGGGCGATGCGGCCAAGCTCTTGCGCACGGCGTCCGGCTTGTACGACACCGCCTCGCGCGGGGCCACATCTCGCTAG
- the pxpB gene encoding 5-oxoprolinase subunit PxpB: protein MTQPVIQALGENALILNTGASATLECQQRLWAIAAKAAHWPHVRDVVPGMNNLTILFDPLASDGLQLAEKLQVAWDSDSISQKTGRKVDIPVVYGGDSGPDLEEVARHTGLSPAEIVKRHTAAEYIVYFIGFQPGFPYLGGLDPKLATPRRSEPRLLVPAGSVGIGGSQTGIYPAASPGGWQLIGRSELQLFDPDASPPTLLQPGDRVRFVASEVIA from the coding sequence ATGACCCAACCCGTCATACAAGCTCTTGGCGAAAACGCTCTGATACTGAACACCGGAGCCAGCGCCACTCTCGAATGCCAGCAACGCTTGTGGGCGATCGCGGCGAAGGCGGCGCATTGGCCGCATGTGCGCGATGTGGTGCCCGGCATGAACAACCTCACCATCCTGTTCGATCCGCTCGCCAGCGATGGCCTGCAACTGGCGGAAAAACTCCAGGTCGCCTGGGACTCGGATTCCATCAGTCAGAAGACCGGACGCAAGGTCGACATTCCCGTGGTGTATGGCGGCGACAGCGGTCCTGATCTGGAGGAGGTGGCGCGCCATACCGGCCTGTCGCCGGCGGAAATCGTCAAGCGCCACACCGCGGCGGAATACATCGTCTACTTCATCGGCTTCCAGCCCGGCTTCCCTTACCTGGGCGGACTCGATCCCAAGCTGGCGACACCGCGCCGCAGCGAACCGCGCCTGCTCGTGCCGGCGGGCTCGGTCGGCATCGGCGGCAGCCAGACCGGCATCTATCCGGCGGCCTCGCCGGGCGGCTGGCAACTGATCGGCCGCAGCGAACTGCAGCTGTTCGACCCCGACGCCAGCCCACCTACCCTGCTGCAACCGGGCGACCGCGTGCGCTTCGTCGCCAGCGAGGTGATCGCATGA
- a CDS encoding biotin-dependent carboxyltransferase family protein, with amino-acid sequence MIKIIRAGRINSVQDMGRNGFRHLGICQSGALDRTALAIANLLVGNPRDGAAIEFTLGPCELTFTVDSRIALGGADFGATLDGQPLLPWWSVRVRAGQTLKLNAARHGMRTYLAVAGGINSAAQLGSRSTDLQAAFGGHGGRALTEGDGLSAGALDNPAAPVHHAAAFGVRAPSWYDADDTETLAIRVIPGPEYDLFSAATQKTFWNSSWTLTPQSNRMGFRLSGPELKIKKSGDLLSHGVLPGVIQVPPAGQPIVLMADAQTTGGYPKIGVVIGADLARLSQLRFNRTLQFVEADADAARAALRDEALYLQQIETAMHWLRPAK; translated from the coding sequence ATGATCAAGATCATCCGCGCCGGCCGTATCAATTCAGTCCAGGACATGGGCCGCAACGGCTTCCGCCATCTCGGCATCTGCCAGTCCGGCGCCCTGGATCGCACTGCCCTGGCGATCGCCAATTTACTGGTCGGCAATCCGCGCGACGGCGCCGCCATCGAATTCACGCTCGGCCCCTGTGAACTGACCTTTACTGTCGACAGCCGCATCGCCCTCGGTGGCGCCGATTTCGGCGCCACCCTGGACGGCCAGCCGCTGCTGCCATGGTGGAGCGTACGCGTACGCGCCGGCCAGACCCTGAAACTGAACGCGGCGCGGCATGGCATGCGCACCTATCTGGCGGTCGCTGGCGGCATCAATTCCGCAGCACAGCTGGGCTCGCGCTCTACCGATCTGCAAGCCGCATTCGGCGGCCACGGCGGCCGCGCACTGACCGAAGGCGACGGCCTCTCCGCCGGTGCGCTGGATAACCCGGCGGCTCCGGTCCACCACGCCGCCGCGTTCGGCGTACGCGCTCCCTCCTGGTACGACGCCGACGATACGGAAACGCTGGCAATCCGCGTCATACCCGGCCCCGAATATGACTTGTTCAGCGCGGCCACGCAAAAGACCTTCTGGAACAGCAGCTGGACCCTGACGCCGCAAAGCAATCGCATGGGCTTCCGGCTCAGCGGCCCGGAACTGAAAATCAAGAAAAGCGGCGACCTGCTATCGCATGGCGTGTTGCCGGGCGTGATCCAGGTGCCGCCGGCCGGCCAGCCGATCGTGCTGATGGCCGATGCCCAGACCACCGGCGGCTATCCGAAGATCGGCGTAGTGATCGGCGCCGACCTGGCGCGCCTGTCGCAGCTGCGCTTCAACCGTACTTTGCAGTTTGTCGAAGCCGATGCCGACGCCGCGCGGGCAGCGCTGCGCGACGAAGCTTTGTATCTACAACAGATCGAAACCGCGATGCACTGGCTGCGTCCGGCGAAATAG
- the pxpA gene encoding 5-oxoprolinase subunit PxpA produces the protein MPRKEKRQQVDLNADLGEQSGGSDEALLALVSSANIACGWHAGSALMMQQCVQWAVAQGVAIGAHPSFPDRDNFGRTEMQLPANEIYSGVQYQIGALAAIAGAHGAQLAHVKPHGALYNMAARDAALADTIVAAIRDVDPALALFGLAGSELIAAAHRAGLPAVEEVFADRGYMADGSLVKRGTPGALIEDEEQALAQTMHMVNEGKVHAIDGSWAAVRADTICLHGDGAHALEFARRIHAELRQQGIAIRAPQTSSGDALFPLLG, from the coding sequence ATGCCCAGGAAAGAAAAACGACAACAGGTCGACCTCAATGCCGATCTCGGCGAACAAAGCGGCGGCAGTGATGAAGCGCTGCTGGCGCTGGTCAGCTCGGCCAATATCGCCTGCGGCTGGCACGCCGGCAGCGCCCTGATGATGCAGCAATGCGTGCAATGGGCTGTGGCGCAAGGGGTCGCCATCGGCGCCCATCCGAGTTTTCCCGACCGCGACAATTTCGGCCGCACCGAAATGCAGCTGCCGGCCAACGAAATCTATAGCGGCGTGCAGTACCAGATCGGTGCGCTGGCGGCGATCGCCGGCGCTCATGGCGCGCAGCTGGCGCATGTCAAGCCGCATGGCGCGCTGTACAACATGGCGGCGCGCGACGCCGCGCTGGCCGATACCATCGTCGCCGCCATCCGCGACGTCGATCCGGCGCTGGCGCTGTTCGGCCTGGCCGGCAGCGAACTGATCGCCGCCGCCCACCGCGCCGGCCTGCCGGCAGTGGAGGAAGTATTTGCCGACCGCGGCTACATGGCCGACGGCAGCCTGGTCAAGCGCGGCACGCCGGGCGCCCTGATCGAAGATGAAGAGCAGGCACTGGCACAAACCATGCATATGGTGAACGAAGGCAAGGTCCACGCCATCGACGGCAGTTGGGCCGCGGTGCGCGCCGATACCATCTGCCTGCACGGCGATGGTGCGCATGCGCTTGAATTCGCGCGACGCATCCATGCCGAACTCAGGCAGCAGGGCATCGCCATCCGCGCGCCGCAGACGAGCAGCGGCGACGCCTTGTTTCCCTTGCTCGGGTAA
- a CDS encoding DUF969 domain-containing protein: MTVTELLPLIGIPIVVAGFAFKFNPLLVVTVAGLATGLSVGMDLGTLLETFGEKFVNSRSLATFLLILPVIGLLESYGLKERAQDWIASLANATSARILMLYFVLRQGLGALGLTYIGGQAQTVRPLLAPMVEGAAVAKYGELPLPIRDKIRAHAAACDNIAVFFGEDIFIAFGAVLLMDAFLKENGITNIEPLHLGLWAIPTAIAALIIHMARLTRLDASIRRDVEAWKKSEGTEVTA, translated from the coding sequence ATGACCGTAACGGAATTACTGCCGCTGATAGGGATACCGATCGTGGTGGCTGGCTTTGCATTTAAATTCAACCCCTTGCTGGTAGTGACCGTGGCAGGCCTGGCGACCGGCCTGTCGGTCGGCATGGATCTCGGCACCTTGCTGGAAACCTTCGGCGAGAAATTCGTCAACAGCCGTTCGCTGGCAACCTTCCTGCTGATCCTTCCGGTCATCGGCCTGCTCGAAAGCTACGGCTTGAAAGAGCGCGCGCAAGACTGGATCGCCAGCCTCGCCAACGCCACTTCGGCACGTATCCTGATGCTGTACTTCGTGCTGCGTCAGGGCCTGGGCGCGCTCGGCCTGACCTATATCGGCGGCCAGGCGCAGACCGTGCGGCCCTTGCTGGCGCCGATGGTGGAAGGCGCTGCTGTCGCCAAATACGGCGAGCTGCCGCTGCCGATCCGCGACAAGATCCGCGCCCATGCCGCCGCTTGCGACAATATCGCCGTATTCTTCGGCGAAGACATTTTCATCGCCTTCGGCGCCGTGCTGCTGATGGATGCCTTCCTCAAGGAAAACGGCATCACCAATATCGAACCGTTGCACCTCGGCCTGTGGGCCATCCCCACCGCCATCGCCGCGCTGATCATCCACATGGCGCGCCTGACCCGGCTCGACGCCAGCATACGGCGCGATGTCGAAGCCTGGAAAAAATCCGAAGGCACAGAGGTGACAGCATGA